From Thiomicrospira sp. XS5, one genomic window encodes:
- a CDS encoding lysophospholipid acyltransferase family protein: MSNLRPDTFRLSFLCPRYWGIWIGYGLLRLIGWLPYQTKFRVGKTIGRLLYRVAPSRRRLVRKNLTIAFPEKADKDLESLVKEHFESLGISLIETSINLWGDHRKGPNNNQAGTHQHYKGLENLEKAAGQGVLLLVPHFTTLETTGLMLSKITQFRPIYRKHDNALMEYLITKSRTLISDEGDTVKPLMNTDTRAMIKALKAGEAMMILPDQRYRAKGKVDVPFFGKEAPSNPGICKLAKLGNAKVLPVFTRRIGTDYELNILPGLEDFPTGDDYQDVLRLHALYETEIRENPAQYLWSHNRWSLKKGKDF, encoded by the coding sequence GTGAGTAACCTCCGTCCAGACACCTTTCGGCTAAGCTTCTTATGCCCAAGGTATTGGGGCATCTGGATAGGCTATGGCTTACTTCGCTTGATCGGATGGCTCCCCTATCAAACCAAATTCCGTGTTGGGAAAACCATTGGCCGCCTGCTTTATCGCGTCGCGCCGAGCCGAAGACGCCTGGTGCGCAAAAACCTGACCATTGCCTTTCCGGAAAAGGCCGACAAAGATCTCGAATCCCTCGTCAAAGAGCACTTCGAGTCGCTTGGCATCAGTTTGATTGAAACCAGCATCAACCTGTGGGGCGACCACCGCAAAGGCCCGAACAACAATCAAGCGGGCACTCACCAGCATTACAAAGGGCTGGAAAATCTGGAAAAGGCGGCCGGACAAGGCGTGCTATTACTGGTACCGCACTTCACCACCCTCGAGACCACCGGGTTGATGTTGTCGAAAATCACCCAATTCCGACCGATTTACCGGAAACACGACAACGCACTGATGGAATACCTGATTACCAAAAGCCGGACGCTCATCTCGGACGAAGGCGACACCGTCAAGCCGCTCATGAACACGGATACGCGTGCCATGATCAAAGCCTTAAAAGCGGGTGAAGCCATGATGATTCTGCCCGACCAACGCTATCGCGCAAAGGGCAAGGTTGACGTGCCTTTTTTCGGAAAAGAGGCCCCCAGCAACCCGGGAATCTGCAAACTGGCCAAACTTGGAAACGCCAAAGTGTTGCCGGTTTTCACCCGACGCATCGGCACCGATTACGAATTAAACATTCTGCCAGGCCTGGAGGATTTTCCGACAGGCGACGACTACCAGGACGTCCTACGGTTACACGCACTTTATGAAACCGAAATTCGGGAGAATCCCGCTCAATATCTATGGAGCCACAACCGTTGGAGCCTGAAGAAAGGAAAAGATTTCTAG
- the ppc gene encoding phosphoenolpyruvate carboxylase, whose amino-acid sequence MAKELRDKQLRSRVKLLGSLLGEVIETQVGKSTLDAVETLRKGYIKLHKEDDPKLRQELKKFIEEQSPESLILIIRAFNLYFSLVNLAEEEHQYHERQSQLKSDGPLWMGSVLNTISEFKQEGLSAQEVETLINKLCYIPVFTAHPTESKRRAVMENLRRIFITLGELNEAEAYNNPYAQEEVIKRLQYQIQVLWKTDEVRRMKPTVEDEIRNGIYYFRQSLFNAVPRVYRYMERALARHYPDDNIETPNFLTFGSWIGGDRDGNPFVTHETTVNALLMQSRAAIYEYQRRVFELSTHLTQSRYISDIKQEVINRATIIDADLQERVFHKRADRFRDEPYRRFLYLMHGRLQDNLAYIEAQLNDEPTEKPKFGYKNEQDFLDDLQLIYDSLCSHGDQEVADANLKDLIRLVQTFGFYLMRLDIRQESTVHTDAVADLLSHLGIDYMSLSEAERLDLLSQQVSSPTIIDTQHLDLKDMTLEVLEVFHVMRRMREEISEKAFNNYVISMTHEASHVMEVLFLAHQAGLAGYNAGEPYCKIRVSPLFETIQDLEHIVPVTSALFENPTYHALLKASGNQQEIMLGYSDSAKDGGNLSSAWTLYQAQQQIMKLADEYSIDCRLFHGRGGTVGRGGGPTHSSILSQPTGTVRGEIKFTEQGEVLSYKYSNAETAMYELSMGITGLMKASKCLVRKPQEDNPAHLEAMQKLAKEGEHAFRDLTDHTEGFFKFFYEATPVNEIGLLNIGSRPSHRKKGNLSKSSIRAIPWIFGWAQARLTFPAWYGTGFALDNWIKAQDDAQLKDMYENWPFFRALLSNIQMSLFKTDLVIGKDYSELGHDKAQSEKIYDMIAAEHIRSVENCLDISGNEYLMADTPSLALSLSRRTPYLEPLNHIQIAVLKRYKDENTSEEEREVWLTPLLNSINAIAAGMRNTG is encoded by the coding sequence ATGGCAAAGGAACTTCGCGATAAGCAACTTCGATCTCGAGTCAAACTACTGGGCTCTCTACTCGGAGAAGTTATTGAAACCCAAGTCGGAAAATCCACACTCGACGCCGTGGAAACCCTCCGAAAAGGTTACATCAAACTCCACAAAGAAGACGACCCGAAACTCCGCCAAGAACTCAAGAAATTCATCGAAGAACAATCGCCTGAAAGCCTTATTCTCATCATCCGAGCCTTCAACCTTTACTTCAGCTTGGTCAATCTGGCCGAAGAAGAGCACCAATACCATGAACGCCAAAGCCAGCTGAAATCCGACGGTCCACTGTGGATGGGATCGGTTCTGAACACCATCAGCGAATTCAAGCAAGAAGGCCTTTCCGCTCAGGAAGTGGAAACTCTGATCAACAAACTGTGCTACATTCCAGTATTCACCGCGCACCCGACCGAATCGAAACGTCGTGCGGTCATGGAAAATCTGCGCCGCATCTTCATCACTCTGGGCGAACTGAACGAAGCGGAAGCCTACAACAACCCTTACGCTCAAGAAGAAGTCATTAAGCGCCTGCAGTACCAAATTCAAGTTTTGTGGAAAACCGACGAAGTCCGTCGCATGAAACCGACGGTCGAAGACGAAATCCGAAACGGTATCTACTACTTCCGTCAATCTCTGTTCAATGCCGTACCACGTGTTTATCGCTACATGGAACGCGCTTTGGCCCGCCACTACCCAGACGACAATATCGAAACCCCGAACTTCCTAACCTTCGGTTCCTGGATTGGCGGCGACCGCGACGGTAACCCGTTCGTCACCCACGAAACCACTGTGAACGCTTTGTTAATGCAAAGCCGCGCCGCTATCTATGAATATCAGCGCCGCGTGTTCGAACTGAGCACGCATTTGACGCAATCGCGCTATATTTCCGACATCAAACAAGAAGTCATCAACCGCGCGACCATTATCGACGCCGACCTTCAAGAACGTGTCTTCCACAAGCGTGCCGACCGTTTCCGCGACGAGCCTTATCGCCGCTTCTTATATTTGATGCACGGTCGTTTGCAAGACAACCTGGCCTACATTGAAGCGCAATTGAATGACGAACCCACGGAAAAACCGAAATTCGGTTATAAAAATGAACAGGATTTCTTGGACGACTTGCAGCTGATTTACGATTCACTGTGCAGCCACGGAGACCAGGAAGTCGCCGACGCCAACTTGAAAGACCTGATTCGCCTGGTACAAACCTTCGGTTTTTACTTGATGCGTTTAGACATTCGTCAGGAATCCACCGTGCATACCGATGCCGTCGCGGACCTGCTGTCGCACCTTGGCATCGACTACATGAGTCTTTCAGAAGCCGAGCGTCTGGACCTCCTGTCACAGCAAGTGTCCTCGCCGACCATTATCGACACTCAGCATCTGGACTTGAAGGACATGACGCTGGAAGTGCTGGAAGTCTTCCATGTCATGCGTCGTATGCGTGAAGAAATCAGTGAGAAGGCTTTCAACAACTACGTCATCTCCATGACGCACGAAGCCAGCCACGTGATGGAAGTGCTGTTCCTGGCACACCAAGCTGGCCTGGCAGGTTACAATGCCGGCGAACCTTACTGCAAAATCCGCGTTTCACCATTGTTCGAAACCATTCAGGATTTGGAGCACATCGTACCGGTCACCTCCGCCCTATTTGAAAACCCAACTTACCATGCGCTGTTGAAGGCCTCCGGTAACCAGCAGGAAATCATGCTGGGTTACTCGGATTCCGCCAAAGACGGTGGTAATCTTTCCTCAGCTTGGACGCTTTACCAGGCCCAGCAGCAAATCATGAAGCTGGCCGATGAATACAGCATCGACTGCCGCTTGTTCCACGGCCGAGGTGGGACGGTTGGTCGCGGCGGCGGCCCGACTCACAGCTCCATCCTGTCGCAGCCAACCGGCACGGTTCGCGGCGAGATCAAATTCACCGAACAGGGTGAAGTGCTGTCCTACAAATACAGCAATGCGGAAACCGCCATGTATGAACTGTCAATGGGGATTACCGGCTTGATGAAAGCCAGTAAATGCCTGGTGCGCAAACCGCAGGAAGACAACCCGGCACACTTGGAAGCCATGCAAAAGCTGGCAAAAGAAGGCGAACACGCTTTCCGCGATTTAACCGACCATACCGAAGGCTTCTTCAAGTTCTTCTACGAAGCGACGCCGGTTAATGAAATCGGCCTGCTGAACATCGGTTCGCGTCCATCTCACCGTAAAAAAGGCAATCTGTCCAAGTCATCGATTCGCGCCATTCCATGGATCTTCGGCTGGGCACAAGCGCGCTTGACCTTCCCGGCTTGGTACGGAACCGGTTTTGCGCTGGACAACTGGATCAAGGCCCAAGACGATGCTCAACTGAAAGACATGTATGAAAACTGGCCGTTCTTCCGCGCCTTATTGAGCAACATTCAAATGTCCTTGTTCAAAACCGACTTGGTCATTGGTAAGGATTACAGCGAACTGGGTCACGATAAAGCGCAATCAGAGAAGATTTACGACATGATTGCGGCCGAGCATATTCGTTCAGTGGAAAACTGTCTCGACATCAGCGGTAACGAATACTTAATGGCAGACACCCCATCATTGGCGCTATCTTTGTCAAGAAGAACGCCATACCTGGAGCCCTTAAACCATATTCAAATCGCCGTTCTGAAACGCTACAAGGATGAAAATACGTCCGAAGAAGAAAGAGAAGTCTGGTTGACACCACTCCTTAACAGCATCAATGCCATCGCGGCGGGCATGCGAAATACCGGTTAA
- the panD gene encoding aspartate 1-decarboxylase: MQITLLKSKLHRVTTTHSELDYEGSCAIDGHLLEVAGIREYEQIQIYNVNNGNRFTTYAIRAEDNSGIISVNGAAAHKAAPGDLLIIATYATMDEKDADEHKPIMVYFDEDNQITHSRNTIPVQMKQMA, translated from the coding sequence ATGCAAATCACCTTGCTAAAATCGAAACTCCATCGGGTTACCACCACGCATTCGGAACTGGATTACGAAGGTTCCTGCGCGATTGACGGCCACCTTTTGGAAGTGGCAGGGATTCGAGAATACGAACAAATCCAGATTTACAACGTCAATAACGGTAACCGCTTCACCACTTACGCCATTCGCGCGGAAGATAATAGCGGGATTATTTCCGTGAACGGCGCAGCCGCGCACAAAGCGGCACCTGGTGACTTGCTCATCATTGCGACTTACGCCACAATGGACGAAAAAGACGCCGATGAACACAAACCGATCATGGTGTATTTCGATGAGGATAACCAGATCACGCATTCGCGAAACACCATTCCGGTTCAGATGAAGCAAATGGCATAA